The following is a genomic window from Doryrhamphus excisus isolate RoL2022-K1 chromosome 3, RoL_Dexc_1.0, whole genome shotgun sequence.
ttagtgGTATTTACTGGACTTCTTCCTCaggctacactacactacagcaTACAGGAGGGCACTAGCCACCAAGGTCTGGTGGAAGGTCTTCTTGCAGGCGTTGAAGGACACAAGCCTTCTGAGGGTGTCTGATTTGGGGGCtttaggatctcatctctggTGTTTCCATACAATGCagtcctgatggcctcatcaCAATCAGGGTGGATGTCGACCTGTTTTACAGAACGGGATCTATTTATTTTGATGCCAATTCTAAATAAACCAACCAAGAATCAAGTTTAGCTGTGGTTCCAAACATAATATATACGTaggtgtttttactcacttaCTGAGTCTCCTACGAGGTTATGtcataagacaaaaacacaaaaaatatgaataaacttTCATCTAAGTACTTTTAATGAACTTCTCGGACTGAACAATGACTAAAAAGCTTGCCAATGACACTACAATGCATATTGGTGTGTATGTTTTGATGAAACCATAACTATAATGAAAATATGgtctttaaaaagacaaaaacacaaaaaatgtgaaaaatgttaaTCTACGTACTTTTAATTAACGTTTTAGACAGATCAGTGCCTACTTACAAGTGTATATTGTGACCGAACAGTGACTAAAAAGCCGGCCAATTACCCTGCAGTGCAAGTTGGTGTGTATTTCCTGATGAAACCTTAATGTAGCGACTTCATGCAAAAGAGTCACTGAGAGGCCTTTCCTTTGTCTGATGCAccgcacataaaaaaaaaatctctgcaatacgaaaaaataaatgtaaccttttattaaagaaaaataatgatcaACTTATGATACTGTGGACAAACTCATAATCAAAGTAATCACAGAGATTAAAGAAATTAGCGGTCAACAAAAAATACGGGCAACCCTGCTCACCCTCACTCTGTCTCTCTGGCCACACAGGTGAGCAGGTGCCTATATTAACAAACCATCACCGCCCATATCCATTTGACCTACTTGATCACAACAAACCTAAATCAtatcataaacaataacaaacaccacTATTCAAATTTAAACTGTCATGCACCTACAAAATTtatctaaattcattcatggcTCCTACACTTAAATATAAAGATTATATATGATAAATTAATTCTCttttatgagacaaaaacacacaaaaatatgaaaaactttAGTCTACATACTTTGAATGAACTTGATAGACCGAACAGTGACTAAAAAGCCGGCCAATGACCCTACAGTGCAAGTTGGTGTGTCTTTCCTGATGAAACcataaatataatgaaaatatatgatAAATTCATGGTCtttaataagacaaaaacacacaaaaatatgaaaaactttAATCTAGATACTTAAAATGAACTTGATAGACTGAACAGTGACTAAAAAGCTTGCCAATGAGCCTACAGTGCATTTTGGTGGAGTTTTCTTGATAAcattatgaattaaattaaaataggcGATGAATTAATGGACTTTGACAAGACAACAATGCTAAATGCCTACTTACAACTGTACTTATAGACCGAACAGTGACTAAAAAGCCGGCCAATGACCCTACAGTGCAAGTTGGTGTGTATTTCCTGATGAAACCATACATATAATGAAAGTATGATAAATTCATAGTTtttaataagacaaaaacacataaaaatatgaaaaactttAATCTAGATACTTTAAATTAACTTGATAGACTGAACAGTGACTAAAAAGCTTGCCAATGACCCTGCGGCGCATTTTGATGGGGTTTTCTTGATAAcattatgaataaaattaaaatagccGATAAATTAATGGACTTTGACAAGACAACAATGCTAAATGCCGACTTACAACTGTACTTTTAGACCAAACAGTGACTAAAAAGTCGGCCAATGACCCTACAGTGCAAGTTGGTGTGTATTTCCTGATGAaaccataaatataaaaaaaatatctgataaatTAATGGTCtttaataagacaaaaacaaacaacaatatgaGAAACTTTAATCTAGATACTTTAAATTAACTTGGTAGACTGAACAGTGACTAAAAAGCTTGCCAATGAGCCTACAGTGCATTTTGGTGGAGTTTTCTTGATAAAATCATGAATAAGATTAAAATAGGCAATAAATTAATGGACTTTGACAAGACAACAATGCTAAATGCCTACTTACAACTGCACTTTTAGACCGAACAGTGACTAAAAAGCCGGCCAATGACCCTGCGGCGCATTTTGATGGAGTTTTCTGGATAAcattatgaataaaattaaaatagccGATAAATTAATGGACTTTGACAAGACAACAATGCTAAATGCCTACTTACAACTGTACTTATAGACCGAACAGTGACTAAAAAGCCGGCCAATGACCCTGCAGCGCATTTTGATGGACTTTTCTTGATAAcattatgaataaaattaaaatagccGATAAATTAATGGACTTTGACAAGACAACAATGCTAAATGCCGACTTACAACTGTACTTTTAGACCAAACAGTGACTAAAAAGCCGGCCAACGACCCTACAGTGCAAGTTGGTGTGTATTTCCTGATGAAACCataaatataatgaaaacaTATGTTAAATGAATGGTCtttaataagacaaaaacacacaaaataaaaaaaacttatctAATCTACATTCTTTATATTAACTTGATAGACTGAACAGTGACTAAAAAGCTTGGCAATGACCCTACAGCGAATTTTGCCATAGTTTTCTTgataacatttaaaatataaataaaatacccaAAAAATGAATAGACTTTGACAAGATAACAATGCCAACTTACAGCTGTACTTTTAGATCGAACAGTGACTAAAATGCCGGCCAGTGACCCTCCAGTGTCTTTGAGTTGTTTTCTTAACAAAACCATGACTAAATGAAAAATGCATGTCCTTTGGCAAAACAGCAACGCCAAATACCTACTTTTAATCCAAATTTTGGATGAaaaagtcaccaaaaaacccaaccaAGATACGAAACATCGTTTCCATCTTGTGTCTCTCCATACCAAAGTTGGTCCTAAAAgtccaaaagaagaagaatcacATGTCTTGTCATTAGAGCGGCCAATGACTTACCCTTCCCATCCGTTGCTAACCTTACCCGCCATTGCAAACCATCACCTCACTCCCCAGGAAAGCTGCCTTTGCATTTTTGCGCCCCGCGGCTACCGGATGCTAGCTGATCCTCTGCAGGCAGTAGTCGCTCTCCGTGTCCAGCGAGCTGTTCTGGCCGGATGATGGGTAGAGGTCGCGGCGGAGCACACGGTTGAGGATGTGAAGCGCCACCTTCCTGTACTGCTGCCGTTGGAGGGAATAGGCGAACGGGTCTGAGACGGCCTTGCTGTACGTCAGGCACTTGCTGATGATGCCCCAGCGGCGGTTGACGTCCACAAAGGGGAGGAGCTCGGCTAACCTGCCAAAGCGGGCGTGGCAAAGAAAGGCGAAGAGTCGTATGAATGATATACTAAATGTTTCCTGATGAATGATTGATGGATTGAAGCTGATGTGGCATACCTGGTAATTACATAAGGAGCAAAGCAGATGACGAAGGAGCCGATGAAGATGCTGACCTTCTTGGTGGCTCTCTGCTTTCGCCTCTTTTGCTCAGCTAGACATCGCTGCTTCACGCTAACAAGAAAGATTTggatttcacacaaaaaaatgaacaacaaGGACACTCATTGGCCATTTCATTAGGTACGCAGGCGAATGTCAACCAATCCGATCCAAGCCACGCCTGTTTTGTATTCTCATCTCCTTCATGGATTTAATTTCTTCTCATAAATTCTATTTTCTTAATTGGGACCTTGtgttttattctcgtaacattaggactttttcttcaacttcattttccaaaccaaaaatgacaactttattcaatGTTTTGTTTGGTTCTTCCAACAGCGTATCAGGaatatatgagaaaaacatGCACAATATGACTGGAATGTACaacaaagtcgtacatttacatttatgagaataagatTGTAATATAACGAGATaagtcataaattaattagaaaactttgttatttacaagaattaagttgtAAAGTTACAAGCATCGTAAATGGGCGAAAACAAAAGgggtacatttacaagaaaaaataaagaaatttcGGACAATAAAGTTATACATTCAGGAGAATAACTTTATGAGAACAAGttgcaatattaggagaataaagtgtaccccgcctctcgcccaaagacagctgggataggctccagcacaccccgcgaccctcatgaggaaaagcggtagaaaatgaatgaacgaacttACAAAGCTTATTcaagaaaaaagctgaaaataTTTATATCGCCTCATAATAAAAGTCATAGTGACAAGAAGTATGCTAgtatggaaatggaaaaaacagctgtcaatttatgacaaaatattCTAACGTGAAAGAGTCCCAATTTCCCTATAATAaacatgtatatttgtataaaatattatataaaaattagTAGTGGAGAGCTTTAAATGTTAAAGGAAAAAATGTGGGTTTTTttagtcataatattgtgagaaacaaagcaaaatatggTTATCATTTCTGGAAAATGACGTTGgggaaatgttagaatattATAAGGTGGAAATatcacaggaataaagtcaaaattaaattaatgaaaactATATTAAAGAAGgaaatattttgacaaatttcaaataaaactgcaaaaattggggacaaaatgattaaaaatgaataatgtttCTTATTTTGACCTGCTGCACATCacaatgtttgtgtgttggTACCTTGGGTGGAGGTCgaccagcaggaagagggtctgCATGGTGATCACGTCGATCCTCTTGCAGTGAAACCTGGCCACTTGGAGCACTTTCAGGTAAGCGAAGCACAGCGTGAGCAGCGACAGCACAAAACTTCCGGCGTGGAAGACCGCGGTGAAGATGGCAAACTTCACCCGGTCGCCGCCGCTTCTTTGCAGCGTGCAAGACGCGTACACGTCGCTGTAGCGGAGCCAGGAGAAGAGCAGCGCCGTgagggagaaggagaaggagtgCATCCAGGAGTAGCACACCATCACCACGGCGTCCTTGTAGCGCATTTTGGCGGAGTAGCTGAGCGGGAAGACCACCGCGATCCACCGGTCGATGCTGAGCGCCGCCGTGCTCAACATGGCGTTGGCGGTCAGGAAGGTCTCCAGGAAGCTCACGGAGCTGCACCAGGCGTCCCCGAAGGGCTGCTGCCGCCGAAGGATGCCGGCCGCGGTGGCGGGCATGTTGAGTACCGCGATGAGGATGTTGCAGAGGGACAAGTTCATGGTGAAGACGCCGGGGGCTTGTCGGCGGATCTCGGTGCTGTGGAGGAAGCAGAGCAGCACCAACAAGTTGGAAAGGAGCGAGACGAGAGCCACCGCGACGAGGAAAGACGCGGAGAGGACATCAGGGAAGTCCATGGATGGAGAGTGGAAGTCCGCTGGAGGACTGTGACGTCCATGCGGGTGCTGGCCAGCGTGCTGAAGGGAACCATGCTGGTTCCCtggcaacacccccccccccaccccaccccccatggTCTGTTTCAGAacctgtacctattccagctctatttccttagatttctcaaacacttttttcatttattccacccacgtccTGCCACCGGGCACACCAACTCTGCTgttattggtcacactcccaaatgctcctgaggacttccggactactgccgaaccccactttctaatttagtgggtataggagttgaaaTGTGGTTAGGAGCTACAGGTTGGAGAGTGGTAATGTAGGTCCGCATTTACTGAGTgtagacaatcttggcacaacctcggtagtggaaatgtggtcgtaataaatcaataaataaacacagttagcaCACGGATAAATGAGATTGTTACTTATGAACTGATgaactcatgactaaggcacatacatttaaagtagcGAAAAACTGATGAAGAACTCATGACTAAGACACCACAGTTTTGagtggttattgaggaactgatgaagaactcAAGACTAAGGCAcgtcaatttagagtagttactgaggaactgatgaagaactcAAGAccaaggcacatcaatttagagtagttactgaggaactgatgaagaactcatgactaaggccccatgatttagagtagttactgagggactgatgaagaactcatgactaaggccccatgatttagagtagttactgagtaactgATGAAGAACTCATGACTAAGGGGCAGcaagttagagtagttactgaggaactgatgaagaactcATGACTGAGGCGCAGcaagttagagtagttactgaggaactggtGAAGAACTCAAGACTAAGGCACagcaatttagagtagttactgaggaactgatgaagaactcATGGCTATGGCatatcaatttagagtagttactgaggaactgatgaagaactcatgactaaggccccatgatttagagtagttactgagtaactgatgaagaactcatgactaaggcacagcaatttagagtagttactgaggaactgatgaagaactcATGAATAAGGCCCcatgatttagagtagttactgaggaactgatgaagaactcATGGCTATGGCatatcaatttagagtagttactgaggaactgatgaagaactcATGAATAAGGCCCcatgatttagagtagttactgaggaactgatgaagaactcaagactaaggcacatcaatttagagtagttactgaggaactgatgaagaactcAAGACTAAGGCCCcatgatttagagtagttactgaggaactgatgaagaactcAAGACCAAGGCACATCAAGTTAGAGtatttactgaggaactgatgaagaactcatgactaaggccccatgatttagagtagttactgagtaactgatgaagaactcatgactaaggcacagcaatttagagtagttactgaggaa
Proteins encoded in this region:
- the LOC131125219 gene encoding G-protein coupled receptor 26-like, with the translated sequence MGGGVGGGVLPGNQHGSLQHAGQHPHGRHSPPADFHSPSMDFPDVLSASFLVAVALVSLLSNLLVLLCFLHSTEIRRQAPGVFTMNLSLCNILIAVLNMPATAAGILRRQQPFGDAWCSSVSFLETFLTANAMLSTAALSIDRWIAVVFPLSYSAKMRYKDAVVMVCYSWMHSFSFSLTALLFSWLRYSDVYASCTLQRSGGDRVKFAIFTAVFHAGSFVLSLLTLCFAYLKVLQVARFHCKRIDVITMQTLFLLVDLHPSVKQRCLAEQKRRKQRATKKVSIFIGSFVICFAPYVITRLAELLPFVDVNRRWGIISKCLTYSKAVSDPFAYSLQRQQYRKVALHILNRVLRRDLYPSSGQNSSLDTESDYCLQRIS